In Dromiciops gliroides isolate mDroGli1 chromosome 5, mDroGli1.pri, whole genome shotgun sequence, the following are encoded in one genomic region:
- the ADIPOR2 gene encoding adiponectin receptor protein 2 isoform X2, with protein MGMSPLLQAHHAMERMEEFVCKVWEGRWRVIPHDVLPDWLKDNDFLLHGHRPPMPSFRACFKSIFRIHTETGNIWTHLLGCVFFLCLGIFYMFRPNIFFVAPLQEKVVFGLFFLGAILCLSFSWLFHTVYCHSESVSRIFSKLDYSGIALLIMGSFVPWLYYSFYCNPQPCFIYLIVICVLGIAAIIVSQWDMFATPQYRGVRAGVFLGLGLSGIIPTLHYIFSEGFLKAATIGQIGWLLLMACLYITGAALYAARIPERFFPGKCDIWFHSHQLFHIFVVAGAFVHFHGVSNLQEFRFMIGGGCSEEDAL; from the exons ATGGGCATGTCCCCCCTCTTACAAGCTCACCATGCCATGGAAAGAATGGAGGAATTTGTGTGTAAG GTATGGGAAGGCCGATGGAGGGTTATCCCTCATGATGTATTGCCCGACTGGCTAAAAGACAACGATTTCCTTTTGCATGGGCACAGACCCCCTATGCCTTCTTTCCGAGCCTGTTTCAAGAGCATCTTCAGAATACACACAGAGACGGGCAACATCTGGACACACCTCTTAG GTTGTGTTTTCTTCCTATGCCTGGGGATCTTCTACATGTTTCGTCCAAACATCTTCTTTGTGGCTCCATTACAAGAGAAAGTGGTCTTTGGGTTATTCTTCCTGGGAGCCattctctgcctttccttctcaTGGCTTTTCCACACTGTTTACTGCCACTCAGAATCAGTCTCCCGGATCTTCTCCAA ACTGGATTACTCTGGCATTGCCCTCCTGATCATGGGAAGTTTTGTTCCTTGGCTTTATTACTCCTTCTACTGTAATCCACAGCCCTGCTTCATCTACTTGATTGTCATCTGTGTGCTGGGGATTGCAGCCATCATTGTCTCCCAGTGGGATATGTTTGCCACCCCTCAGTATCGGGGGGTGAGAGCAG GAGTGTTTCTGGGCTTGGGCCTTAGTGGAATAATTCCTACACTGCACTATATCTTTTCGGAGGGGTTCCTGAAGGCTGCCACCATTGGACAGATAGGCTGGCTGTTGCTCATGGCTTGCCTGTATATCACTGGAGCTGCACTCTATGCTGCTCGGATCCCCGAGCGCTTCTTCCCTGGAAAGTGTGACATCTGG TTTCACTCCCATCAGCTCTTTCACATCTTTGTGGTTGCTGGGGCTTTTGTGCACTTCCACGGTGTCTCAAACCTCCAGGAGTTCCGTTTCATGATTGGTGGAGGCTGCAGCGAGGAGGATGCATTGTAA